In the genome of Desulfuromonas sp. DDH964, one region contains:
- the rhuM gene encoding virulence protein RhuM/Fic/DOC family protein, with protein MQPDEQNTILIYQANDGRTRLDVQLDHETVWLTQKQLADLFDVKVPAISKHVRNIIASGELAAEATVSKMERVRREGERSVSRAEVSYNLDMIISIGYRVNSDKATRFRIWATQVLKDHLVKGYTIHEQRLREERAKLREMQQTVDLLARTLTTQELVTETGTDVLRVINDYAYALATLDRYDHGTLTIAGTTGAALHVIDYDEGISLVRAMKGEFDGLFGIEKDQGFKSALGTIYQTFDGKELYQSVEEKAANLLYFVVKNHAFSDGNKRIAAALFIYFLAANAILYRPDGSKRLADNALVALTLLIAESRPDEKETIVKVIVNLINRSND; from the coding sequence ATGCAACCAGATGAACAAAATACGATTCTGATCTATCAGGCCAACGACGGGAGAACCCGTCTCGATGTCCAGCTCGATCACGAAACCGTTTGGCTGACTCAAAAGCAGCTGGCTGATCTTTTTGACGTCAAGGTTCCCGCGATTTCCAAACATGTGCGAAATATTATCGCTTCCGGCGAACTTGCTGCCGAGGCAACTGTTTCCAAAATGGAAAGAGTTCGTCGCGAAGGCGAGCGCTCGGTGAGCAGGGCCGAGGTTTCGTACAATCTGGACATGATCATTTCGATCGGTTATCGGGTGAATTCTGACAAAGCGACCCGGTTTCGCATCTGGGCAACCCAGGTTCTCAAAGATCATCTGGTCAAGGGCTACACCATCCATGAACAGCGCCTGCGCGAAGAAAGAGCCAAACTGCGCGAGATGCAGCAGACCGTCGATCTCCTCGCCCGCACCCTGACAACGCAGGAACTGGTCACCGAGACCGGCACAGACGTGCTGCGGGTGATCAACGATTACGCCTACGCCCTCGCCACCCTCGACCGCTACGACCACGGCACCCTGACCATTGCGGGGACGACCGGCGCGGCGCTGCACGTCATCGATTACGACGAGGGGATTTCACTCGTGCGGGCGATGAAGGGGGAGTTCGACGGCCTCTTCGGCATTGAGAAGGACCAGGGATTCAAGAGCGCCCTCGGCACGATCTACCAGACTTTCGACGGCAAGGAACTCTACCAGAGTGTCGAGGAGAAGGCGGCCAACCTGCTCTACTTCGTGGTCAAGAACCACGCCTTCAGCGACGGCAACAAGCGCATCGCTGCCGCGCTCTTCATCTACTTTCTCGCCGCCAATGCCATCCTCTATCGTCCCGACGGCTCCAAGCGCCTCGCCGACAACGCCCTGGTGGCGCTGACTCTGCTGATCGCCGAGAGCCGTCCCGACGAGAAAGAGACCATTGTCAAAGTCATCGTCAACCTGATCAACCGGAGCAACGACTAA